A portion of the Homo sapiens chromosome 16, GRCh38.p14 Primary Assembly genome contains these proteins:
- the TUBB3 gene encoding tubulin beta-3 chain isoform 1 (isoform 1 is encoded by transcript variant 1) — protein sequence MREIVHIQAGQCGNQIGAKFWEVISDEHGIDPSGNYVGDSDLQLERISVYYNEASSHKYVPRAILVDLEPGTMDSVRSGAFGHLFRPDNFIFGQSGAGNNWAKGHYTEGAELVDSVLDVVRKECENCDCLQGFQLTHSLGGGTGSGMGTLLISKVREEYPDRIMNTFSVVPSPKVSDTVVEPYNATLSIHQLVENTDETYCIDNEALYDICFRTLKLATPTYGDLNHLVSATMSGVTTSLRFPGQLNADLRKLAVNMVPFPRLHFFMPGFAPLTARGSQQYRALTVPELTQQMFDAKNMMAACDPRHGRYLTVATVFRGRMSMKEVDEQMLAIQSKNSSYFVEWIPNNVKVAVCDIPPRGLKMSSTFIGNSTAIQELFKRISEQFTAMFRRKAFLHWYTGEGMDEMEFTEAESNMNDLVSEYQQYQDATAEEEGEMYEDDEEESEAQGPK from the exons ATGAGGGAGATCGTGCACATCCAGGCCGGCCAGTGCGGCAACCAGATCGGGGCCAAG TTCTGGGAAGTCATCAGTGATGAGCATGGCATCGACCCCAGCGGCAACTACGTGGGCGACTCGGACTTGCAGCTGGAGCGGATCAGCGTCTACTACAACGAGGCCTCTT CTCACAAGTACGTGCCTCGAGCCATTCTGGTGGACCTGGAACCCGGAACCATGGACAGTGTCCGCTCAGGGGCCTTTGGACATCTCTTCAGGCCTGACAATTTCATCTTTG GTCAGAGTGGGGCCGGCAACAACTGGGCCAAGGGTCACTACACGGAGGGGGCGGAGCTGGTGGATTCGGTCCTGGATGTGGTGCGGAAGGAGTGTGAAAACTGCGACTGCCTGCAGGGCTTCCAGCTGACCCACTCGCTGGGGGGCGGCACGGGCTCCGGCATGGGCACGTTGCTCATCAGCAAGGTGCGTGAGGAGTATCCCGACCGCATCATGAACACCTTCAGCGTCGTGCCCTCACCCAAGGTGTCAGACACGGTGGTGGAGCCCTACAACGCCACGCTGTCCATCCACCAGCTGGTGGAGAACACGGATGAGACCTACTGCATCGACAACGAGGCGCTCTACGACATCTGCTTCCGCACCCTCAAGCTGGCCACGCCCACCTACGGGGACCTCAACCACCTGGTATCGGCCACCATGAGCGGAGTCACCACCTCCTTGCGCTTCCCGGGCCAGCTCAACGCTGACCTGCGCAAGCTGGCCGTCAACATGGTGCCCTTCCCGCGCCTGCACTTCTTCATGCCCGGCTTCGCCCCCCTCACAGCCCGGGGCAGCCAGCAGTACCGGGCCCTGACCGTGCCCGAGCTCACCCAGCAGATGTTCGATGCCAAGAACATGATGGCCGCCTGCGACCCGCGCCACGGCCGCTACCTGACGGTGGCCACCGTGTTCCGGGGCCGCATGTCCATGAAGGAGGTGGACGAGCAGATGCTGGCCATCCAGAGCAAGAACAGCAGCTACTTCGTGGAGTGGATCCCCAACAACGTGAAGGTGGCCGTGTGTGACATCCCGCCCCGCGGCCTCAAGATGTCCTCCACCTTCATCGGGAACAGCACGGCCATCCAGGAGCTGTTCAAGCGCATCTCCGAGCAGTTCACGGCCATGTTCCGGCGCAAGGCCTTCCTGCACTGGTACACGGGCGAGGGCATGGACGAGATGGAGTTCACCGAGGCCGAGAGCAACATGAACGACCTGGTGTCCGAGTACCAGCAGTACCAGGACGCCACGGCCGAGGAAGAGGGCGAGATGTACGAAGACGACGAGGAGGAGTCGGAGGCCCAGGGCCCCAAGTGA
- the TUBB3 gene encoding tubulin beta-3 chain isoform 2 (isoform 2 is encoded by transcript variant 2), whose amino-acid sequence MDSVRSGAFGHLFRPDNFIFGQSGAGNNWAKGHYTEGAELVDSVLDVVRKECENCDCLQGFQLTHSLGGGTGSGMGTLLISKVREEYPDRIMNTFSVVPSPKVSDTVVEPYNATLSIHQLVENTDETYCIDNEALYDICFRTLKLATPTYGDLNHLVSATMSGVTTSLRFPGQLNADLRKLAVNMVPFPRLHFFMPGFAPLTARGSQQYRALTVPELTQQMFDAKNMMAACDPRHGRYLTVATVFRGRMSMKEVDEQMLAIQSKNSSYFVEWIPNNVKVAVCDIPPRGLKMSSTFIGNSTAIQELFKRISEQFTAMFRRKAFLHWYTGEGMDEMEFTEAESNMNDLVSEYQQYQDATAEEEGEMYEDDEEESEAQGPK is encoded by the exons ATGGACAGTGTCCGCTCAGGGGCCTTTGGACATCTCTTCAGGCCTGACAATTTCATCTTTG GTCAGAGTGGGGCCGGCAACAACTGGGCCAAGGGTCACTACACGGAGGGGGCGGAGCTGGTGGATTCGGTCCTGGATGTGGTGCGGAAGGAGTGTGAAAACTGCGACTGCCTGCAGGGCTTCCAGCTGACCCACTCGCTGGGGGGCGGCACGGGCTCCGGCATGGGCACGTTGCTCATCAGCAAGGTGCGTGAGGAGTATCCCGACCGCATCATGAACACCTTCAGCGTCGTGCCCTCACCCAAGGTGTCAGACACGGTGGTGGAGCCCTACAACGCCACGCTGTCCATCCACCAGCTGGTGGAGAACACGGATGAGACCTACTGCATCGACAACGAGGCGCTCTACGACATCTGCTTCCGCACCCTCAAGCTGGCCACGCCCACCTACGGGGACCTCAACCACCTGGTATCGGCCACCATGAGCGGAGTCACCACCTCCTTGCGCTTCCCGGGCCAGCTCAACGCTGACCTGCGCAAGCTGGCCGTCAACATGGTGCCCTTCCCGCGCCTGCACTTCTTCATGCCCGGCTTCGCCCCCCTCACAGCCCGGGGCAGCCAGCAGTACCGGGCCCTGACCGTGCCCGAGCTCACCCAGCAGATGTTCGATGCCAAGAACATGATGGCCGCCTGCGACCCGCGCCACGGCCGCTACCTGACGGTGGCCACCGTGTTCCGGGGCCGCATGTCCATGAAGGAGGTGGACGAGCAGATGCTGGCCATCCAGAGCAAGAACAGCAGCTACTTCGTGGAGTGGATCCCCAACAACGTGAAGGTGGCCGTGTGTGACATCCCGCCCCGCGGCCTCAAGATGTCCTCCACCTTCATCGGGAACAGCACGGCCATCCAGGAGCTGTTCAAGCGCATCTCCGAGCAGTTCACGGCCATGTTCCGGCGCAAGGCCTTCCTGCACTGGTACACGGGCGAGGGCATGGACGAGATGGAGTTCACCGAGGCCGAGAGCAACATGAACGACCTGGTGTCCGAGTACCAGCAGTACCAGGACGCCACGGCCGAGGAAGAGGGCGAGATGTACGAAGACGACGAGGAGGAGTCGGAGGCCCAGGGCCCCAAGTGA